Part of the Pyrobaculum calidifontis JCM 11548 genome, CGTGCCTCTTTCAAAACCTCCTTCAAAATCGCCTTCGCCTCAGAAGTCTTCCCCTCGAGGGCCAACCTCTCGGCTTCCCTAAGCCTAGTGATTAACTTTGCCGCCACAGCCTCTAGCTCCTCAGCCATGAGGGGGCATATGGTAACGTTTTAAAAGTTTTAAGCCAACGGCCTCTGTGGACCGCGTCGCGGTTTATATCAAGAACCTAGAAGAGGCCTTGTCCACGCTCGTGTTAAAAGACCCGGCGTATAGAGACGTGGTCGAGTTGGCTCGGGCATACCTCAAAGACGCCAAGTACTACTACTCTGTCGGCGATAGAGAGACTGCCCTCGCCACAGTTTCATACGCGGAGGGCCTCCTCGATGCACTGAGGATCATCGGCGGCGCCGAGTTCACTTGGAAAAAGCCTAGCGAGGTGAAAAACACGAGGAGGGTAATGGTGGCTGGGACCTTTGAGATACTGCACCCCGGCCACTTGGCCTATCTTAGAGAGGCTTGGAAGTTGGGCTACGTCACGGCCGTAGTATCGTCGGATCAAAACGCCGAGCGGTTCAAAGGCAGGAAGATCGTTATACCACAGAGTCAACGCGCCGAGGTGTTATCCGGCGTCTACTACGTGCACAGAGTCGTGCCCGGGGGCGAGGGGAACATCTACGACATTCTCGATGTGGTGAAACCCGACGTAGTACTACTCGGCCCCAACCAGAGGGTATCAGAAGACGACGTCAAAAGAGAGGCGGCTAAGCGCGGTCTTAACATTGAGGTACTACGAGCCTCCTACACCCAGTGCGAGCTCTGCAGTACAAGCAAGATCATAGAAAAGATACTGCGCACATTTAATGCTTAACTTAGAAGCCGCCAAGAAGGTACAAGAACTCCTCTCCAAGAGGGTTGTACTCAAGCCTCTACCCCCCGTGGACACGGTGGGCGGCCTCGACGTCTCCTATGCAAGCGGCCTCGCATATGGAGTCGCAGTAGTCGTGAAAGTAGACGACATACAGCCGGTTGAGGTGGCGTATTCAATAAACAAGTCGGTAATGCCGTACGTCCCAACTTTCTTGGCATTTAGAGAAATTACGCCGATGCTCAGGGCATATCTAAAACTGCGGAACAAGCCCGACGTCATACTTGTGGATGGGCACGGCTTGGCGCATCCAAGGCGGTTTGGAATAGCCTCGCACATAGGGGTAGTCTTAGGCAGGCCGACGATAGGCGTGGCTAAATCCCGCCTCTACGGAGAGGAGCAGGGAGAGGCGCTGATAGACCCCTCAACAGGAGAGGAAATCGGAAGAGTAATCCGCTGCGGAGGCAAAAAGAGGTACATCTCTGTGGGCTCTCACGCAACGCTAGAAGACGCCACGGCGCTAGTGGAGAAGCTGTGTAAAAACGGCGAAATAGTGCCAGTGGACTTAGCCCACAAACATACACAGTTGGCCAAGCGTATAAAGCCCGAGAAGTTTGACCAGTGGGGAGAGGCGCTACTTGACTATTAAGACGGGGACCCGCGCCCTAGATGCCACGGCCTGTGAAACAGAGCCCAAGACAAGCCGCTGAATCGTCGACAGCCCCCTCGAGCCCATCACTATTAAGTCGGCCCTAATCTCCTCCGCATAGTTTAATATCTCGTTCGCAGGCACGCCGCTCCTCACCGCGACGTCGGACACCGCGAGGCCGCTACTGGCAATTTTCTCCGCCGCCTCTGCGGCAATCCTCTTGGCTTTTTCCAAGGCCTCTTGCGAGGGGTCCACGGCTACTGTGATAACGTATAGAGAAGAGTTCAATACCTTCGCAAGCGATACGGCGTGTTCAACCGCCTTCTTTGCGTGGTCAGAGCCGTCATATGCCACTAGAATCCTCTTATACATATCCTATATTGGTCATAATCTTTTTATCTATTTTCCTCCTGATCCGAGCACAAGTAGTCCTCTTATAAAGTATCGGCCGAGTGCTATGAATAGTAGCAGAGGAGGTAGAGAAGATATAAGCGCGGCAGCGAACATCTCGTTGTATAAATTGCCAGATTGCCCAATGTAGCTGAATACCTTGAGAGTTATGTGATTGTTATAGGTTTTTGAAAGCACCAGTGGTATGAAGAAGTTATTCCACCCGTTGATGGTCAAATAGGTAGCAGTAGAAGTGAGGCCGGGACCCAGCAGGGGGAGCACGGCGCTCTTAAATATCGCGAATTCACTTGCTCCATCTATCTCTGCCGCTTCTACCACAGATTTGGGCAACGCTGTTATGAATATTAACATCATAAGTGTTGCAAATGGTATAAAAAATATTAAAAGTCCTAGTGCTATGCCATATAGAGTATCAAAAAGACCTATATAAGTCATGAATCTAGCCAAGGGAACTGCCGCGGATTGATATGGTAGATATGTCGCAATAGCGACTAGTATCATTAATAGGTCTTTGCTCTTGGCCCTACTTCTCCATAATGCATATGCTCCCAAGGCGCCTATCAGCGTCGCCCCAAGCGCAGTAGGCACCACTACTAGCGCAGTGTTTAATAGAACTGGTGCCAACTCCTGGGCCACTTTATATAGTGCGCTAAAATCTAGCCTATTTGGAGGCGTATATACCGGCGTGGCAAGGACGTCTGAAAGAGGTTTTACGACGCCTACTATTAGAGTATAAATTGGGATTGCCCAAAAGATGCCAATAACTACTATCAGTAGATGTGCGAGGATTTTCATCGTATCCATCTCCTAAGGCTGAACATGGAATACGGTATGACTATAACCGCGGAGAGAATTATTATCACTATAGCGGTGGCGCTGGCCACAGCTAGGTAAAAAGCTGTAAATTTCATAAAAGTGTACATAACTAGAGTCATTACATTTGGATTTATGAAAAGTATAGAGTATGGTAAATCAAACATCTGTATGGCAAAAAGTGTAAAGAATATTGTTGAAATTATAAAACTTTGTCTAGATTGTGGTATAACTATCTTGAGCATTGTGTATAGCCTACTTGCGCCATCGACTTGAGCGGACTCCAGCTGAGCCTTTTCAACATTGTAAAACATAGCCAAGTAGAATAGCACCGCGAGCCCTGAGTAAACCCACACAGAGACAAGTGATATACTCCAAAACGCATTTCCCCCATAAAGCGGGTTTCCCAGGAGAGAGCCAAATCCCCTGTCTGAGTCTAGTAGCCATCTCCAAATAATGCCAGTAGTTACCAGGGAAAGAGATAGAGGATAGATGAAATACGCCGTGAGCATGTTTCTAACTCTAGGACTTTCAAGGTTGTAAATTAGGGAAGCTACAACAAGGCCTACGACATTGCCCAACGATACAAGTATGAAGATCCAGAGAAGAGTTTTAGCGAATGCTTCTTGGAATAGGGGATCGCTAAATAATTGCGCATATGTATTAAAACCAACAAAACTTTCATATGGAGTGAGAATAGAATAATTTGTTAATGAATAATATAAATTCCACAGTATAAACGAGTATAAAAAAGTTATAGCAATAAAAAGCGGTAGTAAAAAAAGTATAAGAGATTTTCTCATTTAACCCAAGGTGGCTGATAGCCGCCGAAGGGTTTCCCAGGCGCTCCCATGTACCAAGTATCCTTCCAGAGGGATCTCTCGGTATTGAGGGCGCTGGCCAACGTATTGTACCATAAGTCGGTCCGACCCGTTTGTACGAGTACAATGGACTGTTGTAGCAATGACTGCCACACGTCAGAGAATAATGCGCCGTGTGTTAGGCTAAATACATAGGCCTTGGCATTCCTATACTCCTCCACCTCCCACCTCTGTATAGGCGTGGGATATATGGCTGGGTCTATGTTCTTATAAACCGCTATGGAGCCCTTAAGCGGGTTGAAAATCGACTGCCCCTCCGGTCCCGCGAAGTATTTCACAAATTCTATCCCCATCTGCGTAGTGGGAGACCCAGCGGGTACTGCCACCGCGTCTATAACTAGGTTGTAAATACCTTGAGTTCCAGGGAATGGAGCCACTATTATATTGCAGTCTGGCGTGACAGCAGTGTAGGGGCACATCTTCACCTGTGGATAGACGTTGTATATCAACCCCACTACCCAGTCGCCATCTACATGCGCCAAGCCTTTTCCAGCAACTAAGTCTGCCACAGCCCCCGTCCAATCCAGAGAAGGCCAATTAGCAGGAAATGTCTTCGAAAGCGTCAAGAACACCTCTGTGGCCTGGCGTAGAGAGGGGTCGTCTGGGGGCAGTGTTCCATACGTAAATATTATGAACTTCTGCGGCCCGGCTACGGCCAAAAACACTTGCTCCCATAAGTGCAGTATTGTGAACTGGTCGGCGCCGGCTTGCAGTAGGCATGGGATGCCCATGGAGGTTGCCTTATTACATAGGGCAACTAAGTCGTCTAAACTCTTGGGAACAGAACCACCAATTTTGTCTAAAACCTGTTTATTTATAAATATGAGATTTGCCCTGTGTATATTAACTGGCAATGCGTATACTTTCCCGTTCAGGGAGCACGCCGAAAGTACGTCAGGCGCTTGAGTCGTCATATCTATTTCCTTTGCCACACTGCTCAACTCTACAAAGCTGGCCTCCCCCTTCGGAGCCACATAGATATAGCTCAGAATCTCAGGCCCACAGTGCACTTGAAACGCCGCAGGCGGATTCCCCGCCTGCATTAATGCCAAAATTGCAAATTTGGCGTTTACACCAGCGCCGCCGGGCACGGCGGTTTTCTCTACCTGAATACCCGTCTTCTTTGTAAAGTTCCCAATAACTGCATCTATTGCAAATCTTTCAAGGCCAGCCCACCAGGTGTAGAATGAGATTTTCTTTACCTGCGCCGTCGTCTGAGCGGGGGGTGTGGGAGCCGTCTGTGTAACCTGCGGCGCTTGTTGCATGGTGCCCAGAATATATGCAACGACGCCCACAACAACGACTAACACAACTATTGCAAGAAGCTGGGATGTCTTCATAGAAAAACATAGACTTCTAATGCTTTTAAAGTATTGCTACGTCGCCCAACGTAGCAGTGCCTTAACAAGGAGGATCAAGACTTAAATACACATACTCAAATAGAGGCGCCGGGGTGGCCGAGCGGCCCAAGGCGCGGGACTCGAGGGCTAAGGCGGGGATATCCCGTCCCCGTTCAGGGGGCGTGGGTTCAAATCCCACCCCCGGCGTGTCAAATTTCCCTTGTCTTGCGACTAAAAGTAGAATGCGGAAAAGATCTCTGTACTCGCATCGTCGACGCTGTGTTAGCGTTTAGGTCGAATTATTAGACTTGGCCGCGGGTTGGTAAAGTTTTTATACCGCGCCTGTCTTGGCTTCCTATGTCGATTAGGGGTGCTCGTATCTATGGCCCGTCGCCTCCAGCGGATTCGACGACAAACTGGCCTTTGGCGCCGTTGGAGAGGGGGGTGGTTTTTGCTTGTCCTAACTGTGGGAAGACGACTATTGTGAGAAGTGCTAGGGCGCGGAAGCTTGGGGTGCCGTATAGGTGTCCTGAGTGTGGGTTTGTAGGGCCGTAACTCTTTTATAGCTTTGCGAATTTGGCGTACCCATGTCGGCAGAAGTGGCGTTAGTATATAGGGTTCTCCCAGAGAGCGTTGAGGTAGACGTTGAAAAGTTGAAAGAGGCGATAGTCAATAGGCTTGCGCCAAAGTATAAGGTTGACAAGGTGGAGGTGGAGGAGATTGGGTTTGGCATTAAGGCTCTTAGGTTCTACATTAGGATGCCCGAGTCTGACGAGTATAGCTCTGACGAGGTGGAGGAGATTCTCCGCTCTGTGGAGGGCGTCGGTGGTTTTGAGCTTGAGTATTTCAGCAGGCTGAGCTTCTGACACGTTTTTATACCTAGTTCGAACTTTTTGTCGTGAGTGAGTGGATTGAATTAAGAGTTCTCGAGAGCAAGGCACGGGACGCTAATCGTCCAGTGGTGAGGATAGACCCCGAGGTTATGGAGAGGGCGGGGATAATGGTGGGCGACGTGGTTGA contains:
- the glcU gene encoding glucose ABC transporter permease GlcU translates to MKILAHLLIVVIGIFWAIPIYTLIVGVVKPLSDVLATPVYTPPNRLDFSALYKVAQELAPVLLNTALVVVPTALGATLIGALGAYALWRSRAKSKDLLMILVAIATYLPYQSAAVPLARFMTYIGLFDTLYGIALGLLIFFIPFATLMMLIFITALPKSVVEAAEIDGASEFAIFKSAVLPLLGPGLTSTATYLTINGWNNFFIPLVLSKTYNNHITLKVFSYIGQSGNLYNEMFAAALISSLPPLLLFIALGRYFIRGLLVLGSGGK
- a CDS encoding endonuclease V — protein: MLNLEAAKKVQELLSKRVVLKPLPPVDTVGGLDVSYASGLAYGVAVVVKVDDIQPVEVAYSINKSVMPYVPTFLAFREITPMLRAYLKLRNKPDVILVDGHGLAHPRRFGIASHIGVVLGRPTIGVAKSRLYGEEQGEALIDPSTGEEIGRVIRCGGKKRYISVGSHATLEDATALVEKLCKNGEIVPVDLAHKHTQLAKRIKPEKFDQWGEALLDY
- a CDS encoding DUF357 domain-containing protein, which produces MDRVAVYIKNLEEALSTLVLKDPAYRDVVELARAYLKDAKYYYSVGDRETALATVSYAEGLLDALRIIGGAEFTWKKPSEVKNTRRVMVAGTFEILHPGHLAYLREAWKLGYVTAVVSSDQNAERFKGRKIVIPQSQRAEVLSGVYYVHRVVPGGEGNIYDILDVVKPDVVLLGPNQRVSEDDVKREAAKRGLNIEVLRASYTQCELCSTSKIIEKILRTFNA
- a CDS encoding universal stress protein, translating into MYKRILVAYDGSDHAKKAVEHAVSLAKVLNSSLYVITVAVDPSQEALEKAKRIAAEAAEKIASSGLAVSDVAVRSGVPANEILNYAEEIRADLIVMGSRGLSTIQRLVLGSVSQAVASRARVPVLIVK
- a CDS encoding carbohydrate ABC transporter permease, which translates into the protein MRKSLILFLLPLFIAITFLYSFILWNLYYSLTNYSILTPYESFVGFNTYAQLFSDPLFQEAFAKTLLWIFILVSLGNVVGLVVASLIYNLESPRVRNMLTAYFIYPLSLSLVTTGIIWRWLLDSDRGFGSLLGNPLYGGNAFWSISLVSVWVYSGLAVLFYLAMFYNVEKAQLESAQVDGASRLYTMLKIVIPQSRQSFIISTIFFTLFAIQMFDLPYSILFINPNVMTLVMYTFMKFTAFYLAVASATAIVIIILSAVIVIPYSMFSLRRWIR
- a CDS encoding elongation factor 1-beta; the protein is MSAEVALVYRVLPESVEVDVEKLKEAIVNRLAPKYKVDKVEVEEIGFGIKALRFYIRMPESDEYSSDEVEEILRSVEGVGGFELEYFSRLSF
- a CDS encoding zinc finger domain-containing protein codes for the protein MSIRGARIYGPSPPADSTTNWPLAPLERGVVFACPNCGKTTIVRSARARKLGVPYRCPECGFVGP
- a CDS encoding ABC transporter substrate-binding protein; the protein is MKTSQLLAIVVLVVVVGVVAYILGTMQQAPQVTQTAPTPPAQTTAQVKKISFYTWWAGLERFAIDAVIGNFTKKTGIQVEKTAVPGGAGVNAKFAILALMQAGNPPAAFQVHCGPEILSYIYVAPKGEASFVELSSVAKEIDMTTQAPDVLSACSLNGKVYALPVNIHRANLIFINKQVLDKIGGSVPKSLDDLVALCNKATSMGIPCLLQAGADQFTILHLWEQVFLAVAGPQKFIIFTYGTLPPDDPSLRQATEVFLTLSKTFPANWPSLDWTGAVADLVAGKGLAHVDGDWVVGLIYNVYPQVKMCPYTAVTPDCNIIVAPFPGTQGIYNLVIDAVAVPAGSPTTQMGIEFVKYFAGPEGQSIFNPLKGSIAVYKNIDPAIYPTPIQRWEVEEYRNAKAYVFSLTHGALFSDVWQSLLQQSIVLVQTGRTDLWYNTLASALNTERSLWKDTWYMGAPGKPFGGYQPPWVK